DNA sequence from the Macadamia integrifolia cultivar HAES 741 unplaced genomic scaffold, SCU_Mint_v3 scaffold2872, whole genome shotgun sequence genome:
aaaaaaaaaaaaacaaattggaTGTGATAGGATCCGGATATCCCTGATTGAATATGGATACAATTACTTATAAAAAAGCTGATGCTAATTTAGATTTTGACtttatttatattcttatttttGTAGTTCGTGCCTTCCTTCCTCCTGCAAATCCGATTGGTTTTCAATTCAACATCGTTTAATAATGTTACTTATGTTTTTGTGTttagaaatagtagaaacggTTTTTCACATTTTCGAAaataaaaacggattttttggtatttgataaacttgtttttcgaaacgttttttgcagacataatgccactaaaaaaacCAATAGTATCaacggatgcccaaaagggagagaggattCAAATgcttctttttaggtttaaatagttgagagatttatttggcataatagtctttttttttttttttttctttcaaattcatTTTTAGAAACAGGTGAAAAAtaataactttatcaaatgttttttagactatttctccatttctggaaACAAGAAAACGTAAAAATGACAGAAACagaacattgtcaaacggtgcctcaGATGTCTTagctctttttcttattttctacaACATgtgaaatcataaaaaaaaccctcaatATAAtatgttatttaatttttttattattattaattaatatcTATTAGAATATGATAGTTTATGTTCTAAACTATCCGAATTTGGATCTACATTGTCTCTGATCAAATACAGATCCCCTAAATAAATACATATGtgaattgaatttaaatttttaattatccatttacaaccttaatctctctctcttttttcgtTGAGGTTAGCGTTGGCATTAGATTGGACAGGCATGATAGGAGATAAagagaagcaaaagaagaagaaataaaaggagaagcaaaagaagaagaagaaataaaaggcCACATGAACAAGGAAAAGGCAAATATTCCATCCACTTTCGGCCACTATCTCGTCTGACtctcctcactctctctctcactccctCACTCTCTCACAAAGCAACAACGCAGCGTTTTCATTACGCCACAGTTTATTGTCAATGCTTTTTCCCTTAGAGCACATCACCCAACTCAAAAATTTCTCTATATAAATCAAGTTCTTTGACGAAGTTTGGCAATTCAGGAACAGAAGATTAGAAGCTTAAGCTTGTGTGGTCTGTGTGGGTGGGCCCTTTTGGGTGGGTCGGCTTTCCCATATCCAATAACTATCTCTACTCTACTGTAAACCAGTCAAATCCGAATCAATTCGATTCCCTCCACGtgcctcccttcttctttcttctcttttccactTTCCCATTTCAGAATTCATTGCGTACAGACTCAGCAGAAActattctttcccttcatcgcttgtttatttactattttatcctCTCCAAGTCTCTAATGTTCCATTTTGTCAAgcttcatattttattttcatccaTGCACAATTgggggtatgatgtcttgtatttgtTGCATGGAATTGTGGATTAATTCTAATGACCTTGTTTACTATCTTTGTTACTAGGGCTCAACAAACTTGTAGGGTGGTTGTCTctgaggaaatttttttaaggtTGTATGAGTATTTCAGTAAAATGCACCTATATAATATTGCTATTAATTTCAGTGAGTTTATTCTCTGCAATCTAAGAGTCACCAATTCTCCATTGATGATGAAGCATATCTCATTTCACTGTGGATGTAGGTTATCTTATTGAACCACATAAATCATTCCATTGTATGactatttatttatgattttcattCGTTTCTTGCGCATCGTCATAGGTTTTAGTTTTCTAATCTCTTTGCTCAAACTTTGTAATCTATATAGCTTTATATTCTAAGCTATACTAGTTGTGTAAAACAGCCAGTTTAGCCAATTGAACTAATAAGGAGGCATTTAAGGGTATCAAAATCGTCTACAGGGCGGTAAGGTGCAATCAACATCCAACGGCTGGGGTGTATGACCTGTCCCTCTGAACCGTTGGATACTCACTACACCTCAATGACCACTGCAGACAAGGACGATGTTTGCAAACTCAAAGTTGCCATGTAAATTCCCCAAACACCCCCTACTTTTTTTTGGATCCCTTGCTTGGAGAACTCTGCagcatattttctttttttcttctatatatATTGACTTGTCTTGGGAAAGTGCTCTGTTTTAAGAGAggaggagatagagagagagtggagaaTCATTtcaggaggaaaaagaaaaaaagaaaagaaaagaaaaggaagaatggaAGAACAGGTTGAATTGGTGGGAAAGGCATTTGTCGATCATTACTACCTGCTGTTTGACACCAATCGTGCCAATCTCCCTTCCCTCTACCATCCCACATCTATGCTCTCCTTTGAAGGTCAGAAGATACAAGGTGTGGAAGAGATTGCTCGTAAGCTCACCCAATTGCCCTTCGATCATTGCCTCCACACCATCTCCACCATCGATTCTCAGCCATCTTCTTTACCTGGTGGTATCATTGTCTTTGTTAGTGGCAACCTTCAATTGCAAGGAGAGGAACACCACCTAAGGTTCAGCCAggttagctctctctctctctctctctctctgtgtatgTGTTTTATGAAGACTAATTGGTggaagggtttttgttttggATTGTTGCAGATGTTTCATTTGGTCCCAACACAAGAAGGGAGCTTCGTTGTGCAGAATGACATATTCCGTCTTAATTATGGTTGAAATTTTAGATCATTCGCAATGTATTTTATCCTATTAAAATCTATTAATGGTTGTTTAATTCCATAATAGTTTCATTCATGTGTGGAAATAAACTTGAAAGTGGAGGAGAGATGTCAATCGGTCTGCTTTGTTGATCACCCAAACTCAGATTGGATCACTCATATGATGTATCTGGTTTCGTTCTTTTCACATCATCTTTGAAGCTTTAATGGGTATTCTGGTTCATCATCATCCGTAATTGTAAGCTACTAATTTGCAATTGCTTGCTTGGGTATCCTGAGAATCTGGTGAGTTCTATTATGCATTGCCAGTAGCTTGGAAATAATGTGCAGTTGTTAGACCAATATAAGTTATATACGTATTTTTGCAGTAGAAatgagaaatggaaaagaattCATTGTAGATTGGGAAAAACAAGCCTCGAAGGCAGCTTGTGCCCAGACAGAAAAGGGGGTCAAATGAGTGCCGCTCCTCATGGAGGGCAAAAACTCTGTCCCTATTAATGCTTTTGTATGCGGTCCCATTGCCCCCGTGCTCAAAGAACCCTCTCATAGATATTATAGCTCTGAGAAAACTTTTAGAGAGGATGCGGGTAGAGAAGCAATGGGGCTGGGTTGggtcttatttttttaaaactgtAGCCCAATCCTAAGTCCCCTTAGCTCAGTCTAGGACTAGGCTCAGGCCCAGCTTGAGGTTGGGTGGGAGATTTCAGCCTAGGCCCTGCCATAACGAGCTCAACCTAACCCAATCtaaaggcccgtttgataacgtttctgctgtttctgtatcaaaaaacgacagaaacattatttccgtttctgagaacaaaaacagaatttaaggtatttgataaactctgtttctggaaacgtttcTTTGTCTCTGTTCTAG
Encoded proteins:
- the LOC122067362 gene encoding nuclear transport factor 2B-like isoform X1; the encoded protein is MTCPSEPLDTHYTSMTTADKDDVCKLKVAIEEEIEREWRIISGGKRKKEKKRKGRMEEQVELVGKAFVDHYYLLFDTNRANLPSLYHPTSMLSFEGQKIQGVEEIARKLTQLPFDHCLHTISTIDSQPSSLPGGIIVFVSGNLQLQGEEHHLRFSQMFHLVPTQEGSFVVQNDIFRLNYG
- the LOC122067362 gene encoding nuclear transport factor 2B-like isoform X2, yielding MEEQVELVGKAFVDHYYLLFDTNRANLPSLYHPTSMLSFEGQKIQGVEEIARKLTQLPFDHCLHTISTIDSQPSSLPGGIIVFVSGNLQLQGEEHHLRFSQMFHLVPTQEGSFVVQNDIFRLNYG